The genomic DNA CTGCTGGGGCAGCCGCAAGTCTCGGCGGGACGCAAGGTCGTCTCCCAGCGCTATATGGTGGACAGCCCCGGGCTGGCGCATGCCTGCGACGCCATCTATACCGGCGTGCTGACGGCCGAGGAGAAGCGGGGGCTCTATCGCCAGCTGAACGGCCAGGCCGTGCTGAGCATCAGCGAGGACGATCCGGAGTGCGTGGTCGGCCCCATGTTCTGCCTGGACGTCAGCGATGCGCAGGTGGCTTTCCAGGTGAATCTCGACTCGGTCGCCCGCAGCGGCGTGCGCATCAATCCCAATGTGCTCAAGCTGGGCCGCAGCCGGGCGGTCCAACGATGAGGAACAGCCTGTTGCCGCTGCCGCCCGCGCCGCCCGTGGCGCGCCGCTCCCTGCGCCGGGTCATGTGGTTCGCCAAGCTGAAGGTGGCGCTGGTCGCCGTCAGCCTGGCGGGCCTGGCCATGTCCGTGGTGGGCTTTGTCGCCCTGCGCGCCTACGCCGCGCACAACCTGCAACTGGTCGCCCGCTCGGTGGGCTACACGGTCGAGGCCGCGCTGGTCTTTCGCGATCCCGCCGCGGCGGCCGAGGCGATTTCGCTGATCGCCTCGCCCGAGGATGTGGCCGAGATCGCCGTGTCGGATGCGCAGGGACAGCCCTTCGCCCTGTGGCGGCGGCCCGACGAGGGGCGCTTCCAGGGCCTGGAGGACCACGTGGGCCGCCTCGTGTTTCCCGAGCCTGTCGTCCTGCCGCTGGTGCGCGGGCCGGACACCATCGGCTCGGTGCGCCTGGTGGGACACGGCGGCGCCTTGCTGCATTTCCTGCTGATGGGCCTGGCCGGGCTGCTGGTCTGCCTGTTCCTGAGCGCCCTGGCTGCCGCGTACTCCTCCCGGCGCGTCGTCAGGCATATCACCCGGCCGCTCACGAACCTGGCCGTGGTGGCCCACGCCGTGCGGCGCGAGCGTGCCTTCGCGCAACGCGTGCCGGCCTCGGAAATCCGCGAACTGAATACCCTGGGCGAAGATTTCAATGGCCTGCTCGACGAGTTCGAGGGCTGGCAGCGCACGTTGCAGGACGAGAACAGCACCCTGGCGCATCGGGCGTCGCACGACAGCCTGACGGGCCTGCGCAACCGGGCGTTCTTCGAGAGCCGCTTCAATCGGGCGGTGCGCGAGGCGGAAGAGACCGGCGAGCGCCTTGCCTTGCTGTTCGTGGATGCAGACCGCTTCAAGGACATCAACGACAGCTGGGGCCACGCCGCGGGCGATGCCGTGCTGGTGTGCCTGGCCTCGCGGCTGCGCGCCCAGGTGCGCGAGACCGATCTGGTCGGCCGCCTGGGCGGCGACGAGTTCGCCATCCTGATCACGCCCTTGCACGACGCCGCCGACGCCCGCCACATCGCCGAGAATCTTGCCGCCTGCATGCGCGAACCCATGCCGCTGCCGGAAGGCTCGACCCTGCAGACCTCGGTCAGCGTCGGCGTGGCGATCTACCCCGAGGATGGCCGCAGCACGCAGGCGCTGATGATGTGCGCGGATGCTGCCATGTACACCGCGAAGTCGCGGCGGCGGGCCGATGGCCGCCGCGCCGCCGACCCCTCCCCCCATTCGGACATCGATATCCAGGAGAGGCCGCGTGCCCATGTTTGATGTGTTCCGCCTGGCGCCATGGCGCGCCCTCTGGGTCGTGCTGGCCGCCGTCATGCTGGCGGGCTGCCAGTCCGTGCCCAAGGGCTTGTCCGCCCCGCAGATCGCGGTGCTCCAGGCGCACGGGTTCCAGCCGGGCGAGGCGGGCTGGGAGCTGGACATGTCGACCAGGATGCTCTTCGCCTCGGACGAGTCGACCCTCAGCGCCGCCAGCCGCGAGGCCGTGATGCGCGTGGGGAAGGCGCTGGTGGCGGTGGGCATCGCCCGGTTGCGCATAGACGGTCATACCGACAGCGCCGGCAGCGATGCCTACAATGATGCCTTGTCCCTGCGCCGTGCCGAAGTGGTGGCGCAGGTTCTGGTCGAGCACGCCGGATTCCTGCCTGACGCCATCGCCGTGCGCGGGCTCGGCAAGCGCGTGCCGGCCTCCAGCAACCGCAGCGCCAGCGGTCGCGCGGAAAACCGCCGCGTCTCCATCGTGGTCGCCAACCAATAAGCATTCAGGATCATTGCCATGCCTTCCTTTGACGTCGTTTCCGAAGTCGACAAGCACGAACTCTCCAACGCGGTCGACCAGGCCAACCGCGAACTGGCCACCCGCTTCGATTTCAAGGGCACCGATGCCAAGTTCGAGCTCGACGGGTTCGTGGTGACCCAGATCGCGCCCAGCGATTTCCAGTTGAAGCAGATGCTCGACATCCTGCGCGGCCGCCTGTCGGCGCGCGGCATCGACACGCGCTGCCTCGACGTGGCCGACCCCAACGTGAACCTGGGCGGTGCGCGCCAGAAGATCACCCTGAAGCAGGGCATCGAGCAGTCGGTGTCGAAGAAGCTCATCGCCGCCATCAAGGCCGAGAAGCTCAAGGTGGAAACCCAGATCAACGGCGACAAGCTGCGCGTGACGGGCAAGAAGCGCGACGACCTGCAGACGGCCATCGCGCTGCTGCGCAAGACCGACGTCGAACTGCCGCTGCAGTTCGATAACTTCCGGGACTGAAAGCACCCCACGCCGCGCCTTCGGCTGGGCTGCGCCCCGGCAGCAACCGCCGCCGGGGCGCCAGGGGTCAACGGGCCGAGGCCGGTGGCTGGCAAAGAGAGGCCAGTGGCGGCACGTTGCCAGCCAGCTCGGCCACGGCCCGCGCGTCCACCTGGTCCAGTGCGGGAATCTCCAGGATGACCGGCACGCCGCCAAAATGCTCGATGGCATGGCGGTTGCCGGCGTTGAGCGGGCCGCTCAGGACCACGCCCGCCACCGGCACGCCGTGGCTGGCCAGGGCGCGCAGACTCAGCAGCGTGTGATTGATGGTGCCCAGCGTGCTGCGCGCCACCAGCACCACCGGCAGCCCCAGGCGGGCGGCGAGGTCGATCATCATGTGGCGTCCGTCGATCGGCACGTAAAGCCCGCCCGCCCCTTCCACGACCAGCGGCGCGTCGGTGGCGGGCAGCGCCAGCGCCTCGGCGTCCAGCGTGATGCCTTCCTCGCGCGCGGCATCCCACGGCGACAGCGGCGCCTGCAGCGCGCAGGCGGGCGGATGCAGCCTGCCGGGCGCCAGCGCCGCCAGCGCCGTGACGGTGGCCGTGTCGCCCGCCTCGTCGGCCAGCCCGGTCTGCATCGGTTTCCAGTAGTCGGCCTGCCAGGCGCGTGCCAGGATGGCGCTTGCCAGCGTCTTGCCCACGCCGGTGTCGGTGCCGCTCACGAATACGCCGCGCGCCTGCGCGGCGCGCCAGAGGCCATAGAGGATCTCGTAGTGCACTTGCCGGTTTCCTTGGTCGTAAAGACGCATGGCGGCGCGCAGCGTGCCCGCGCCCAGTCCCGCGCCTGACAATGCGCCGATGCCGCGCAGGCCGCGCAGGAAGGCATGGGCATCGCCGGGGTGTTCGGTCAGCAGCGCCGCGTCCACCGCGCCTTGCAGGGCGGGGGCGGCGGGGCGCAGGTCTTGCGCCAGCGGATAGCCGGGGGCGGGCAGCCTGGCGCCTGCCTGGTGCAGGCAGGCGCGCCATTGCGCCAGGCTGCGCGCGCCCAGCGTGGCGACGGCCAGCAGGCCGCCGGGCGCCAGCAGGCGCGCCAGCCGGCCCAGGCCTGCGTTCAGGTCATCGAACCATTGCACGGCCAGCGTGGACACGATGAGGTCGTAGTTGCCCGCGTCCGCGGGGGGATGCTCGCCATCCCACCGCAGGTGGCGCGTGCCGGCGGGCCAGTCGGCGCTGCCGCGGCAGTGCGCCACCATCTCGGCGGACACATCGGTAAGCGTCAATCGCGCCTCGGGCCAGCGCGCCAGCAGGCGGCGCGACAGCAGGCCAGAGCCGCAGCCGATCTCGAGAATGCGCGGCGCCGCGGGCCAGGGCAAGGCCTCCAGGCGGCGCATGATGTCGTCGACCACGCGCGCCTGCACGCTGGCATGGCGCTCGTAGGCGCTTGCGGCCTGGCCGAAGCGGGCGGCGATGTCCTGCTTGCGGGACGTGATGGCCAGCGGCGTCTCGAGACTCATGGCGCGACGGCAAGCGTGTCCAGGAACCGGCAGATGTGCCGGGCGCAGAGGTCGGGGCGCGTCAGCGGCAGGGCATGCGCGCCCTCGGGGACCGACACCAGCCGGTCGCCGAAAGCGGCGTGCGCCAAGGCGGGCGGCACGATGGCATCGTCCTCGGCGCTGATCGCGCATAGCGGGCCGCGCCATTGCGCCAGCGCCTCGCGCGCATCGTCCTCGGCCAACGCGCGCAGGCCGTCGGCCAGCGCGGGCAGCGCCAGCGTGGGCGCGTCCGTGCCGCGCCACGGCACGCCGCAACGCGACCGGAAATCCCGCCAGACCGCCAGGGGTTGGCGGTCGAACTGCATGCGCATCCGGGCCAGCAGCCGGGCGGGCGTGCCGGCCGGCCAGTCCTCGGCGGCGGCAAAACGCGGAAAGCCGCTCACGCTGACCAGGCCGACGCAATCCGCCAGGCCGGCCTGCAGGAGCTGCTGCACGCCGTGGGAATGGCCGATGGCGACATAGGGCACTGCGGCAGGCCGGATCGGCACGGGGGCGGCGCCCAGGTAGCCGGCGTCGGCGCAGGCTTGCTGCAAGGCTTGCCAGCGCGCGGGCAACAGGGCGCGCACCGCGTCCCAGCAGTGCGCGTCGAAGCCCCAGCCGTGCGCCCACAGCAGGCTGGCGGGGGCGTGTCCTGCCGCGCTCATGTGCCCGCTCCCGCGCAAGGGCCACGGCTGTCCCGGATCCGGGTGACCAGCGCGTCGACCTGTCCGGCCGTGTGCAGGGACGACAGGGCGATGCGCAGCCGGCTGGTGCCCGCGGGCACCGTGGGCGGCCGGATCGCACCCACCAGCATGCCTGCCTGCGCCAGCGCGTCGGCCAGGGCCAGCGCACGGCCGGCGTCACCCACGATAGCGGGCACGATCTGCGTGGAGGAAAGGCCGGTGTCGATGCCGATGTCCGCCAGCCCCGCGCGCAGCCGCGTCGCCAGGGCGTGCAGGTGCGCGCGTTCGGCATCCATGCCCGGCAGGCGGGTCACCGCGGCGTGCACCGCGCCCACCACGGCGGGCGGCAGCGCGGTGCTGTAGATGAAGCCCGAGCAGGTATTCACCAGGTAGTCGCACAGTGCGCGAGACCCCGCGATGTAAGCGCCGAAGCCGCCGGCTGCCTTGCTGAACGTGCCCATCACCAGGTCCACGCGCCCGCCCGCCTGGGCCGCCAGGCCCCGGCCTTGCGGGCCCAGCACGCCGGTGGCGTGTGCCTCGTCCAGGTACAGGAAGGCGCCGTGGCGCTCTGCCAGCGCGGCCAGCGCTGGCACGTCGGCCTGGTCGCCATCCATGCTGAAAACGCTCTCGGTGACGATGAAGCGCTGCCCGGGCTCCTGCGCGCGTTCGGCCAGCAGGTGTTCCAGGTGGTCCAGGTCGTTGTGGCGGTAGCGGATCTGGCGCACGCCTGCCTGGGCGCAACCCGCATGCAGGCTGGCGTGGATCAGCCTGTCGGTGTAGACCAGCGCCGGTCCCTGCACCGCGCCGATCAGCGCGGGCAATGCGGCGGCGTTGGCCTGCCAGCCGCTGGCCAGCAGCAGGGCGGCCTCGGTGCCCTTGAAGGCGGCGATGGCGGCCTCGGCCTCGGCGTGCAGGTCCAGCGTGCCGGTGACCAGGCGCGACGCGCGCGCGCCCGCGCCATGACGCAGCGCGCAGCGGGCCGCCTGCCGGGCGATGGCGGGGTCGCGCGCCAGGCCAAGGTAGTCGTTGCTGGAGAAGTCCACCAGGGGCGTGCCATCGCGCAGCACGTGGCCGGCGGGCGCCTGGGTGGACAGCGGGCGCAGCACGCGGCGCATGCGCCGCGCGTCGGCCTGGGCCAGCAGGGAATGGAAGAGGGGATCGAGCAGGGACATGAGGCAAGACGTTATCGGCGGCCATTCTAGCCCGGCGGCGGCCACCCGCCCGCCTTGGCCCGGACGGGCGATGCGTTACAGTCCTCGACCATGACCGATCTGCCCCGACACTTCCGCGCCGCCGAGTCCGCGCTCTGGCCGCCTTATTCCTCGCTGACCACCACCGAGACGCCCGTGGTCGTCGCCACGCGCGACTGCCGTCTGCAACTGGCCGATGGCCGCGAGCTCATCGACGGCATCGCCTCGTGGTGGACCGCCTGCCATGGCTACAACGCGCCCGCCATTGCCCAGGCCGTGCGTGCGCAGTTGGACGACATGCCGCACGTGATGATGGGCGGCCTGGCCCACCCGCAGGCCTTGCGGCTGGCCGAGCGCCTGCGTGCGCTGCTGGGGGGCGAGTTCGCACGCGCCTTCTTCTGCGAGTCGGGTTCCGTCTCGGTGGAAGTGGCGCTGAAAATGGCCGTGCAGTACTGGCTGAACCAGGGCGAGCGCGGCCGCACGCGCTTCCTGGCGTTCCGCGACGGTTATCACGGCGACACCTTCGGCACGATGGGCCTGTGCGATCCCGATGCCGGCATGCACCGGCGCTGGCAGGGCATCCTGCCGCAGGCGCTGGTGGCCGAGCTGCCGCGCGACGAGGCCAGCGCCCAGGCGCTGGATGCACTGCTGGCCGAGCGCGGCGCGGAGATCGCCGCCATCGTGGTCGAGCCGCTGGTGCAGGGCGCGGGCGGCATGCGCTTCCACTCGCCCGAGACCTTGCGGCGCTTGCGCGCGCTGGCCGACCGCCACGGCCTGCTGCTGGTCTTCGACGAGATATTCACCGGCTTTGGCCGCACGGGCGAGATGTTCGCCTTCCAGCACGCCGGCGTGGCGCCGGACATCATCACCTTGTCCAAGGCGCTGACCGGCGGCACGCTGCCGCTGGCAGCCACCGTCGCCAACCGCAAGGTGGAAGCGGCGTTTCTGGATGACGACCCCGCGCGGGCGCTGATGCATGGCCCCACCTTCATGGGCAATGCGTTGGCCTGCGCCGCGGCCAATGCCTCGCTGGACCTCTTCGAGCAGGCGCCCCGACTGGCCCAGGCGCGCCGCCTGCAGTCACGCATGGAGGCAGGTCTGGCGGCGTGCCGGGACCTGCCCTGGGTGGCGGACGTGCGCTGCCTGGGTGCGATCGGCGTGGTGGAGCTGACCGAGATCCGCGACCTGAAGGCGCTGCGGGCGCGTTTCGTCGAGCACGGCGTCTGGCTGCGTCCTTTCGGCCGGGTGGTGTACCTGACGCCTGCCCTGGTGATGGACGATGCGTCGCTGGCGCGCCTGATGGCGGTGGTGCGGGACGTGTTGGGCAGCGGCGCGCCTTGACGGTGCGCTGCTAAGTCCAGGTTCCCGGCGGGGTGTGGCGTGCCAGTTCCATCGCGTCGTGCAGTGATATTTCAGTCCGGCGCGCCCAGCAAGGCCCGCAAGCGCAGCTGGCGCGGCGTGCGCGCCTGTGCCCGCGACGGGTCCAGCTGGCTGCGCGCGGCCTCCTGGCTGGTGGCCGTGTGCAGGTCGATGCGTTGCACGATGGCGCCGGCTTCATAGACGAAAGCCAGGTCGGCCAGCGCGATCACGTCCTCGACGTCATGCGTGATCATCACCATGGGGATGCCCCATTGCCTGCCGATCTGCGCCAGCTCCTGGCGCAGCGAGGTCCGCAGCATGGGGTTCAGCGCGGCAAAGGGCTCGTCGAGCAGCAGGGCCCGCGGTTCGCATGCCAGGGCTCGCGCCAGCGCCACGCGTTGACGCTGCCCGCCCGACAGCGTGGCCGGACGGCTGTCGGCCAGGGCCGACAGGCCGAAGCTTTCCAGCAGGGCATCGACACGCGCCGCGTCGGCAGCCTGCGGGCGGCGCCGCAGCCAGTCGGTCAGGCCGAAGCAGACGTTCTGCCGCACGCTCAGGTGCGGAAAGAGCGCGTAATCCTGGAACAGGTAGCCCAGCTTGCGCTGGCGTGGCGGCAGGTCGATGCCCGCCGCCGCGTCGAACAGCGTGCGCTCGCCGATGCGGATGTGGCCCGCCGAGGGACGCAGCAGGCCGGCCAGCGCCTGCAGCGTCAGCGACTTGCCGGCGCCCGAGGGGCCGTACAGCGCCACCACCTGGGCCTCGGCCTGGAAGCAGGCCGAGAGGTCGAAGTGGCGCTTGCCGTCCTGGACGTGCAGGCGGATGTCGACATCGATCATGGCGTCACGCGTGTCCGGTCTCAGGGCTTGCCGAAACCGTAGCGGTCCAGCACCTTGCGCGCGTCAGCCGAGGCCAGGAATTCGAGGAACGACTTGGCCAGGTCCTTGTGCTTGCTGTCGGCCACCACGGCGACGGGGTAGGTCACGGGCGTGTGGCCGCCGGCGGTCAGGGCGATCTTCACCTTGTCGCCCATGATGGTGGCGTCGGTGCGGTACACGAAGCCCGCGTCCACTTCGCCGCGGCTCACGTAGTCCAGCGCCTGGCGCACGCTGTCGGCCTGCACGAACTTGGGCTGCAGCGAGGTCCACAGGCCGGCGCTTTCCAGCGCTTCCTTGGTGTAGCGGCCGACCGGCACGGTGTCGACCTTGCCGACGGCGATGCGCTTGATCTCGGACTTGGATAGGTCCTTGATGTCCTTGATGCCGTGGCCGCCCTGGGCCGGCTCGATCAGCACCAGGCTGTTCGAGACGAAGTCGCGGCGGGTCGCCTCGTCGATCATCTTGGCCTTGACGGCGCGGTCCATGGTGGTCTGGTCGGCGCTGGCGAAGACATCCACCGGCGCGCCTTGTTCGATCTGCTGCAGCAGCACGCCCGAGGCCGCGAAATTGAAGCGCAGCGTCGCGCCCGAATGGGCCTTCTCGAACTGCGGCCCCAGTTCCTTGAAGGCGTCGGTCAGGCTCGCGGCGGCCGAAACGGTCAGTTGCTGCGCGCTGGCGAAGAGCGGCAGGGCGGAAAGCAGCAGGGCGGAAACAAGGCGGGAAGCGCGCATGGAAAGCTCCGGGATCAGGGGTGAAAACTCAACGCAGGGAAAGGTAGCGGTTGGACGCCACCAGGATGAAGATCGACAGCAGCGAGGTGACCACGACCAGCAGCAGCGCCAGGTCGTTGTGGCCGGCCTGCACCGCGTCATAGATGGCCATGGACAGCGTCTGGGTCTGCTGCGGAATGGAGCCGGCCACCATCAGCGAGGCGCCGAACTCGCCCATCGCGCGGGCGAAGGCCAGCAGCGTGCCGGCCAGGATGCCGGGCCATGCCAGCGGCAGCGTCACGCGCACGAAGACGGACCAGGGCGATTGCCCCAGCGTGCTGGCGGCTTTCTCCAGCGAACGGTCCACGTTCGAGAACGCGGCGCTGGCCGACTTCAGCACCAGGGGCAGGGCCACGACGGCCGAGGCGATCGCGGCGCCGTGCCAGTTGAAGATGATCGTGTAGTCCAGGTTCTCGCGCAGCCAGGCGCCCAGCGGGCTGCGCCGGCCGGCGGCCACCAGGATGGCGTAACCGATGACGGTGGGGGGCAGCACGAGCGGCAGCATGCAGAAGGCTTCCAGCACGTTGCGGCCGGGGAAGCGCTTGCGGGCGAAGACCCATCCCAGCGCCAGGCCCGCGACGAGCGCGGCGAGGGTGGCGACGAAGGCGACCTTCAGGGACAGGGTCAGCGGGTGCCAGTCGACCGTCGACAGAAATTCCAGCATCGGGAGAGAGCCACAGGGCAGGCGCGTCGGTGCCTGTGAGGACACGTAAGCGGTTGCGTAATATTTTTAGGAATATAGTGGAATTGTCGCACAGACCTTCGGCTCGACCGGCATCAGGGGCGAGTCGTTATCCCTGAACCGAGGGCGGCTGGGGGGTCAGCAGCCGGGTGATGGCGTCGATCTCGTCCTGGGCCGCGGCCAGGGCGGCAGCCTCGATGGCGCGGTAGCGCGCGATCAGTGCCTCGCCCACGGGCGTGAGCGCGGTGCCGCCGCCGTGGGCGCCGCCGGCGGCGGTGACCACTGCCGGTTCACGCAGGCAGCGGTTGGTCTCGTCGACCAGCAGCCAGGCGCGGCGATAGGACATGCCCAGCTCGCGGGCGGCGGCCGAGATGGAGCCGGCGCGCGCGATGGCGTCGAGCAGCGCGATCTTGCCCGGTCCGAGCGCGATGTGCTCGCCGTGATAGACGCGCAGCCGAAACTGGTAGCGAGGAGACATGGCGGATGCGTGGGGAAGAGGACAGCCGATTCTCGCACAGGCGCGGCGGCCGGCAGGGGGGGGCGTGCCGGGGCCGGGCTGTATCATGACCGGTCAGCCAGCACTACCAAGGAGAACCATCATGTTTCACGTCCGTTCCGGGTTGACCCCGGTCGCGCTGCTGGTGTCCGCCGGCATCCTTGCCGGTTGCGCAGGCCGTTCCGATGTCTCGCGTCCCGCCGCCGCCGAGCCGGCACCCAGTGGCAGCGCCGCCGCCACGACCCCGCCGCCGGCGGCGGGTGGCGAATGCAATGCCGATACCGTGCAGGATGCGCTGGGCAAGACGATCAGCGACAGCCTGGCCGCCACCCTGCGCGAACGCAGCGGCTCGGCCACGGGCCGTACCCTGCGGCCGGGTCAGGTCGTCACGATGGAGTACAACCCGCAGCGCCTGAACATCCTGGTGGACGACGCGGGCGTCATCACAGCGATCCGCTGCGGTTGACGCCAGGGCCAGGCAAGGCTGCCGCGGCGGTCTTGCCTGCCTGCCCGGACGCGCTGTCTTCCCAGCCGCCACCCAGCGCCAGGAACACCCCGATCTCGGCGGCGCTGCGCTGCACCTGGGCGTCCGCCAGGGCGCTTTCCGTGGCAGCCAGCGTGCGGTCCGCATCCAGCGCCTGCAAGGCATCGATCTTGCCGTGTCCGAACAGCGTGCGCGCCTGCGTGGCGGCCAGCTTCGCAGCATCGCGTGCCTCGGCCAGCGCCGCCACGCGGTCGCGCTGGCGGGCATACCGGGTCAGCGCGCTCTCGGTTTCCTTCAAGGCGTCCAGCACCGTCTGGTCGAATGCCGCCAGTGCGCCTTGCGCGCCTGCCTCGGCCTGCGCGATGCGTGCCTGCGCCGCGCCGGTGTTGGGAATCGTCCAGGAAATCAGCGGCCCCGCGCTCAGGCTGAAAGTGCCGCGTTCCCCGATGAGGGAGGCGGGACCGGCCGAGCCCGCCGACAGGCCCAGCGAGATGCGGGGATAAAGATCCGCGGTGGCCACGCCGATGCGCGCGGTCGCGCCGGCCAGCGTGCGCTCGGCCCGGCGGATGTCGGGACGCCGGCGCAGCAGGCTGGCGCCATCGCCCACCGGCAGCGCCTGGGCCAGCCGCGGCGGGGTGGCGCACTCGGCCAGGGCGGCAGGCATCTCGGCCGGCGCCTTGCCGCGCAAGGCCGCCAGTTGATAAAGCGCGATGCGTTGCCGCGCCAGCAGCGGCGGGAGGGCGGCCTTCAGTTGCGCGGCCTGGCTGCGGGCGCGGCTGACATCCAGCGCGGTGCCGCGGCCCGCGCGCGCCAGCTGTTCGACCATGTCCAGCGCGTCCTGCTGCAAGGCGAGCGAGCGGCGTGCCGAGGCCAGTTGCAGACCCGCGCCGCACAACTGCGCGTAGGCATCGGCGGTGTGGGCGGCCACGGCCACGCGCGTGGCGTCGTAGGCGGCCTGCGCGG from Orrella dioscoreae includes the following:
- a CDS encoding efflux transporter outer membrane subunit; this encodes MNARVARLGAVSLLTLAMAGCGALGPDHAVPDNAAVRQPAAQAAFLGAQEASFRREEPPGRWWHLYDDPRLDALVEDALARNASLRQAAANLARAQAVVDEAGAQQSAQVGVNASPTYGHPSGVQVLQPGARPANRWRYSGGISVSYQLDLHGQIQRAIEAAQDDAQAAQAAYDATRVAVAAHTADAYAQLCGAGLQLASARRSLALQQDALDMVEQLARAGRGTALDVSRARSQAAQLKAALPPLLARQRIALYQLAALRGKAPAEMPAALAECATPPRLAQALPVGDGASLLRRRPDIRRAERTLAGATARIGVATADLYPRISLGLSAGSAGPASLIGERGTFSLSAGPLISWTIPNTGAAQARIAQAEAGAQGALAAFDQTVLDALKETESALTRYARQRDRVAALAEARDAAKLAATQARTLFGHGKIDALQALDADRTLAATESALADAQVQRSAAEIGVFLALGGGWEDSASGQAGKTAAAALPGPGVNRSGSL